The DNA segment CTTTCATCGTGGTTTGTTTTGTCATGACCCATCGTACTGAGTCCGGCCATATAACGGTTGCCTGAAATAAATATATACAGTATTATGTGTTAATATACCACGAGCTGCGCTGACGAGGAGTGACGGCTGGACTATAGGTGCCAGTGAAAGTCGTTGCACAGTCTATCGCCAGCTGTCGTCGTGATAGGTGTGTGATTCGTTCACTGGCTACTATAGCGACACGCTCGAGAGCATGGCTTACCGACGCTGCGCAAAGTCGTGTCACTGAGTGGCTTCCCGGTCCTGCACCCGTGGGTGCAACCGATGGTTACACCCAGGGGTCACCGCTCGAGAAAGTACTGGGTACCGTTCAGTGACTGGGCAGGGTCGTTACCGGCCTGTTGGAATCGATAAAAACGCGATCAGGCAGTAGGTTCGACGGTAATCGTTCCGTCAGCCTCGACGGTGACCATACAGTCGCTGTATCCAAACGTGACGCTCCCTCCATCTCGTAGCCCATCGGCCCGCGGCTCGAAGAGTCGCTCGAGAGCATCGACATCGATCGCGTAGTGAAGTGGGTCGAGTACTGTGACGTCGGTTTCCGTTACTGTAGCGACTGCCTCGGCGATGGCAACGCTCAGCGGTTCATCGTCGAGACGGTCGAAATTAGTAGTGTACTGATTGGTTGCCGTTCCGTGAAGTGAGTGTGTAGATGATTCAGTCATGTTTTGTGTCCCCCCTAAAGAGGGGTGTGTAGACAATTGCCCGTTTGCCAGTGATTGCAAAGAGTGTAGTCATTAAGGGTGTAATGTGTTCCGTTTTGGATGGTTAATTGTTTAACCCTGATCCAGCAGGCCACGACCCATGGGTGCAATCGAACGCAACCACAGTGGTTCAGCCCCGGATGGAAGGGCGGAAAGCCACTACTGGTTTGGCAAACCCCGAAAATGCGTGAAACCGATTGCTAGGGTCCGGTTTCGGGCATCGGTCGACGCCGGGAACGGACTAGCGCTCACGATCGAATAACGCACGAAATACCTTGCGTTCGGCCGTTCGAACGTGATTGTGGAAGGCGGGAGCCGAAATGTCAAGCGAGGATGCAATCTCCTCACCGGTCGTGACGCGAGGCCATTCGAAGTAGCCACCGTGGTAGGCCGTCTGGACGACTTCCCGCTGGCGATCGGTCAGCTCCTCGAGGGCTAACGCCCGGTTCGTCGTGTACATTGGTCCTTCGCGCCAGATCTCTTCGTCATCGGACGATTCCCGGCGAGCAAGTAACGTCGTCGCGAGGCCACGCCGGTTGAGATCCATGAGAACTTCTCTGACGTCTACCGACTTCGGGACTTCGAGCGTGGCCCGGGTGCCGGACCCTGGATCCACCGTACACGAGCGAAGCGTCCCGCCGTAGGTCTCGATAATCGGTGTGAGGAACGGTCCTCCGACCGTCAACTGGACCACCGTTTGTGAGGAGTCACAGCTGATTATCGTCCCTGTGACGTCGCTGTTTGCGAGCGCATCCTCCGTAAGCGAGGTCGAAACAGTTGCGAATACTGTCGTCGAGCCGTCTTCTTGTGGAAGTATCCCGTCGATTTCCAGGGGTGCGTCGGCGAGTTCAGCAACCGTCACGAGCGTCGAATCCGGTGAAATCTCGAGTTCGATCTCGGTCGCTCCATCACCCACCAACGCCTGCTTTCGCTGGACTGAATCGATAGCGTAGGCAATCGTATCGCCGAGTTCGGCAAGCGTCGTTCGTGTCGGCTCATCGAATCCGTCGTGTTCGCTGCTATACAACGTCAAAACGCCGTAGAGAAAGTCATCGTACACCATCGGAATCGCATAGACACTCTGGAAATCCCGAGAGAGGGCTGCCGAACGCCAGGCACCCTGGCGTAAATCCTCCGCAACGGCAGACACGGTAATCGGCGTCCGAGAGCGAACCGCGCGCCCTGCTGGCTCGGCCGCATGGTCGTCGAGAGCCGTCACTGTCACCTGCTCGAGATAGTCGCGTCCAACACCGGCTGCGTGTCGACTGATTACTTCGTTCCCACCGGGGTCCGGCTCGCCGATCCAGGTGTACGCACAGCCCTCTATCTCGAGGAGCCGATCACAGACGCCCGCTTCGATCTCTCTCCTCGAGTTCGCCCGTAACAGGAGGGATTCGATGTCTTCGCGGAGCTGTGACGCATCGTTCAGCCGCTCGAGGTGATCGTTTTGTCGTTCGAGTTCCTGCTCACGTTCGTGCAACCGCTGGGTGCGACCGATTCTGTCGAGTGCAGCCTCAGCCGTGGCACCGAAGGCCTTGGCTAACTCGATGGTCGTATCGTCGAAGATATCGGGTTCACTCGAAAGGGCGACGAGAACTCCGTGTTCACCGAGCGGGATCCAGACGCCACTTCTAATAGTCGCGTCTTCGTACAGACGCTCCAGCGCTGGATCTTCCGTGCGGACCGTTGCCTCACGGTCGAGGAAGACGTCCCAGGTCAGACCCCCTCCAGGCGCAAACCGGGGTGGCGTCCCAAACTGTGTGAGTAACCCGGTGGTGTACGCAGTCGGGACCAGTTCATTTTCCCGCTCATCGTACTGGTACACGACGACGTTCGGCAAACCGAGGACGTCTGCTGCCACGTCGGTCACGTACTCACAGGCCGCAGCCTTCGATTCGACCGTCAGCAGGTGTTCGGTCGCCTCGTACAGCGCATTGAGGGTTTCCTCGTACTGTTCTCGTTCGGTCACGTCGATACCGATACCGATGACCCCGCGGAGCGTCGACTCAGTGATGAGCGGCCGATACCACGTCTCGAACACGCGACCACCGACCTCACGGAACACGTGTACTTCGTGTCCATCCAGCGCGGTTTCGATGTCTTCGACGATATCAGGATGGTCAGCATACACTGCTTTGGCCGACTCCCCGACGACCTCTCCTGGCTCGAGTCCAATTCGCTCGAGTGCGCTGCCCTCTGACAGTGTGAACACACCGTCTTTGTCTATAGAGAACAGGATTACGGGCATGTTTTCGACGATTACTTGCAGGCGTTCGGAACGTTGGACGAGCGCTTGCTCGCGTTCGACCCGCTCGGTGACGTCGCTGAAGTAAATCGACAGCCCGGATTCGGAGGGATAGATTCGTGCTTCAACCCATCGATCGAACGGTTCGTAATACTGTTCTATCGTGTGCTGTTCCTGCGTTTCGAAGGATTCGAGTGCCGCCTCGGTGAACGCCGAATCGTCGAGGTCGGGTATCGTGTCAAAAATTGACCGCCCCAGTAAGTCCTCACGTGGCGTCCGGAAAAATAACTCTGCTCGCTTGTTGAGGTACGTGAATCGACCAGCAGAATCCAACGAAATGAACGCATCGGTTACGCGCTCGAACGATTTTGTCAACTCCTGTTCGACCCGTCGGTAGGCGGTGATATCTCGAACCGACACCACGACTCCCTCGACGACCGGATGGTCCAGTTGATTCGTCACGATGGCTTCGTGCACTCGCCAACCGCCATCACCGTGTTTAAATCGGTACTCACAGCCCCTCGTAGTACCGATGTCACCCTCGATCACGGCCTCAAATGTGTCTCGAAACGTCTCCCTGTCAGCTTCGTGGATGCAGTCATCGATTTGCTCGCCGAGCAACGACTCGGGATCATATCCGGCAACGTGTTCGACCGACGGGCCAGTGAAGGTGTGCTGACGGTCAGTATCGAGGACGAAAAAGAGCGTCGGAGAATTTTCGATCAGCGTTTGATACCACGATTCACGGGCCTCTTTTTCCCGGTCAGACCGTGTCCTCTCGATCACAGACTCGAGGCGGTGAACGAGAAGTTGCGGTCGCTCGAGTGTCGATCGCTGCACCACGTCGGCTGCCCCGGCCTCGAGGGCTGCTTCGAGGTGTGTGCTGGTCGCTGAGGAGTCATTGCTCGAAATCGAACCGCCGTCCGTCGATGGCGAGGACGAGTCCTCCACAGATGTCGGCGATGGGGACTCGGGGGAGCCGCCAGTTTCAGTTGCGGGGCCGACGACAACCGGCAGTTTCACCGCACTGATGGCGTCCAGATCGTCAGTAAGCACGCAATCGATGTCCTCGAGTTCCACGTCGGCTATCGATGTAACCGGACCGACCACTTCGAACGCGGACTCGAGAGGATCAACGACGCTATGGACCCAGTCAGCCGTTCCGACGAGTAACACGGCTTGCGAGTCGTGGTCCGCCGTTCGCTGCATACCTCACGTTCGAGAGAGAGGATTAAAAGGTCGCCGCCCACGTTACGATCTGATTTCAGATCGAATCAACGAAACACACCCACAATTATTTATATTAGTGGTTTATCACTATAGTAAATGGCTGTCAAAGAAGATACAAATCTCACGTGGCCGCTAAAACGTGATTATTTGCAGTTTGGTAACGCATTCGCATCTATTCGAAAGAAGCAACTACTTCATCAAGCCTCGGCGGAGAAGTCGAACCCGGCGTCTGCTACCGAATTGACTCCCACATTCGGACATGCGGAACCACGTTTACGGGGGCGAACAGAATGAACCGCCGACAGTATCTTTCGATATTCGGGACTGGTGTGGTCGGTGCTGGCGCTCTCTGGATCGTATATCAGGTAGAACATCGATATCGGTGATCAGGCAGCAGTATCGGGGACAGTCCATCGAACCGGAGAATCGTTCCCCTTCGAAGCAACTCGCGACGACGAGATTTTCATTAGCCTCGAGGTAGAAAGCGAAGGAGACAATAGCGGAGGGTTTAGCCTGTCAGCACCGGATGGAACACAGGTCCTGCAAAATTCGATTCGTACGGGCGTCGATACGCACGAGCAACATACGGCACAACAGGACGGGACGTACACTCTTTCGGTCAATCCGGGGAGTGCACGACTTCGAGTGGTGGTTTCTGTAACTGAGACATAATACGGAAGACGGGTATGGGTATTCCAGTCGTTCCACAACCCCACCAGTTACAAGAGCGATGGGCCGTAGCATACACCTGTGCAACTCGAGTGTGTGTTCTTCGGGCCGTTTCGCGAAGACGTCGGGCAAAAAACCGTCATCTGGGGCGAGGATGTAGACCACGTCGGCGAACTGCTCGGCGAACTCGAGGAGGCGTATCCGGTACTTTCGGGACGACTGCTCGATTCGGACGGAACCGGAATGGGCGGCCTGGCCGAAAAAACCGTCGTGACCAAAAACAAAACCGACGTTCGCCACCTCGAAGGCCTCGAGACGCCACTCGAGGATGGTGACGTGATACGACTCGTCCCCTCCGTCTACGGCGGATAGCGCTGGCCGATATCAGTCGGCCGAAATTGAAACTGGTTCGAGGGTACCCTCCGGGACGACACCGTTTTCGGACCAGCCGCGAGCCTCGTAATACTCCCCGATAGCGGCCTCGAGGTCCGGCAACTCGTAGGGCGTCCCGTCGTCGCTCACGTCGAACCCACGCTGATTGTTGAAGTGACGTTCGCGCGTCACCGTCTTCGCTCCAACCGCTAGCAGCTGATCGATTGGAGCGTCGAACAGCGTCTCGAGGCGCTCGTCGGTGACGTACTCACCGCCGAAGGCACAGACGATACCCGTATCACGGAACGCCGAGGCATTCTCCTCGTGAACCAGTGTTTCGGCCTTCCCGAGCGTGCCCTCGGGGTCAAGTTCGCCGCTGTACTCGAGGCTCAACATTCCGGCGTACATGTGGTCAGCACCGCGGTTTGCGACGGCATACGAAAGCCCCTGTCCGTGCAGGACGCGCCCGTCGTGGGCCGCAAACTCCATCCCCTTGACCGTGTAGTCGTCGACGCCCAACTCGTCGTGACAGCGGTGTACACCTTCGGCCAGCGTGTCACCGACACCCTCCCGATAGGCGATTTTTTCGACCAGTTCGTGGGCCAGATCCGCGTCGCCGAAGGCGTCCTCGCTTTTGAGGTAGGCTGCAATCGTCACGCCCGCAGAGATGGTGTCCATCCCGAGGACGTCACACAGTTCGTTGCTCTTCATGACGTCGACGATATCGTCGACACCCTGTAACGAGCCAAACGAGTAGACGGTCTCGAACTCGGGGCCTTCGGTCTCGAGGCCGGTCTCCTCGTCTCGAGTCGGGAGTTTACAGGCGTAGGCGCAGGCTGAGCAGGCTCCTTTCTTGTACTTTTTCTCCTCGACGGCGTTGCCACCGATCTGATCGGCGTGTTCGAACGAGTAGTCGTCGAAATACCGCGTCGGGAGCGAGAAATTGTCGTTGATGAACTCCGTCCCGCCCGTCGTCCCCTGACGTTTCATCCGGTCGTCGGACTGGGCGGCCTCGCGGTGTATTTCTGACTGGATCGAGGGTACCTCGATGTCGGGGGCCGAGTCGCCCTCGAAGGTGACGCACTTGACGTTTTTCGACCCGAGGACGGCACCGAGGCCACCCCGACCGAACGCACGCGAGTCGAAGGTCATGACGCTCGCAAACCGGACGAGATTCTCGCCCGCCGGCCCGATGGCGATACAGTTCTCCGGGCCGAGATCGCGGGTCTCGGCCATGTACGACGAGACTTCGGGAACCAGGGCGTTCTCGAGTTCCGGGACGGCCTCGAACTCGACGCCGGAATCCGTAACGTGAATCGCCACCAGGTCATCGCTTTCACCCACGATCTCGAGGACGCTGATACCGGTGTCGGCGAAGTTACGCGAGAGATAGCCGCCGGCGTTCGTCGACGCTAATCCGTCGGTCAACGGTGATAGCGCCGTCATGTTCATCCGGCCGGTGAACGACATCTGGCTCTGCTGGAGTGGCCCCGTGGAGAGATAGGCCCGGTTCTCGGGACCAAAGGGGTCGGCATCGAACGGAATTCGGTCGTGAGCCAGCGCCGTGGCGGTCGCCCGACCACCGACCGTTCGCTCGAGCACGTCGTCAATATCGGTTCGTTTCGCGTGCTGGTCAGAAACGTCGACGGTGAGGAGTGAGCCGCGAGCGTGTAACATGACCGGGAGTTGTGTGTCCAGCCGCTTAGCTCTAGTACCTTCCCAAACATCGATCCATGCGTAAAACCGGAACCGTCGTTTCGTGGAAAATGATGGCCACCGTGGCCGTTCTACACAGACACCAGACAGCGAACGGACGGGCCTCGAGACGCCGACAGAGTGAACCACCACGGGTCGGATAAGCCGTGGAACGCTCGCCGTTCTCGTTACAGGTCCATACCGCCGTTGACGTCGATCACTTCGCCGGTCACGTACGACGACTCCTTGCTCGCCAGGAACCGGACGACGGAAGCGATATCTTCCACTTCGGCCAGGCGCTCGAGCGGAATGCCCGCGATGATTCGCTCGAGGACGTGTTCCGGAACCGACTCGAGCATGTCAGTCCGCGTGAAACCCGGGGCGACGCAGTTGGCCGTCGACCCACCCTGGGCCAGCTCGAGCGCGATTGTCCGCGTAAATCCGAAGAGGCCGCTTTTCGCGGCGGCGTAGTTCGCCTGTCCGAAATTCCCCTGCTTTCCGACGACGCTCGAGATGTTAATAAGACGGCCATCTTCAGCGTTCCAGATGTCGTCGTAGAACTCCTGGGTACAGTTGAACGTTCCCCCGAGGTTGACGTTGATGACCCGGTCCCACTCTTCGCGTGTCATCTCGACGAACTGCGTGTCAGCAGTGATGCCTGCGTTGTTGACGAGAACATCTGCAGGCCCGAACGCCTCGTGACACCGCTCTCGAATCTCGACCACGTTCTCCCGGTCCGTAACGTCTCCCTGGACGGCTATCGCTTCGCCGCCAGCCGATTCGATGGCCGCAATTGTCGACTCCGCCGCCTCGTCTGACGAGCGGAAGTTGATAACGACGTTTGCACCCTCTGCACCGAGGTGTTCGGCAATGCCTCGTCCGATACCGCGTGCTGACCCAGTGATTACACACGTTCGTCCGTCCATTGACATGGTTAGATACGCATAGGACAGCCTGTGATAAATAAGAACCTGTGATTATGTTGAACAATGACGTGCTCGAGGAACGTCCTCGAGTGCCAATCGGTATAGATTCAGTAGTAATTTGATAGTGTTATTGTACTTGGCACTGAAGATTGAGCATCCGAAGAAACGGAATCCGTTGTGACAGCAGGTGTAGTAGCCAGTGAGACGATGGACACACCTGCCGCGACGCCGTCTTGCGGTAGGATGTCACTGACTTTCACTGGCTACTATAGTTCCACTGGCTACCGTCGTTCCGCAAATCTGGTTCGGGTGCGTGTGCGTACCCTATCGGTCCCGAACTTGTTCGATCCAGTCCTCGAGTCGACTCGGTGAGATACCCGTTTCCGCCGCAAGGTCGGCCACGTCCGCTTCGGCCAGCCCAGCGAACGATTCGATTCCTGCGTGGGCCAGGTCCTCGGCGTAGGCTTCCCCGATGCCGGTGAGTTCGGTCAGGTCATCACCGGCGGATGCTTCCCCAGCGTTGATTTCTTCGTCTGCAGCGTCGGCAGTCGCCGTACTCGAGTCCTCGAGTCGGGAGCGCTCTTCGAACCACTCACAGACCTGCGGCCAGAGTTCGTCGTGGCTGCGCGAGGAGACGCTCATGCCGATGTGTCCGGTGGCGAACTCGAGAATTTCGGTATCGTCGCTCGGAATGGCGTCGTTGAACGGTTTCGAGGCCTCCGGCGGAATCAGGTGGTCGTAGGTGGCGACGATCTGAAGGACCGGCATCTCGATGTTCTCGATGTCGACGTGTTTGTCGCCCAGATACAGCTCGTTTTCCACCAGTTTGTTGTCCTGGTAGATGTCGCCGATGAACTGGTCGTAGGTCGCGCCGGCCACGTCGATCCCCTCTGCGAGCCAGCGTTCCATCCGGGCGAAGTTCTCGACGAACTCCTCGTCGTCCATGTTCTCATAAAAGCGAACGTACTTCGTGACGTTGTTCGCGACGGGATCCATCAGCGCGAACCCAACGTCGAGGAACTCCGCCGGGACGTTGCCGAACGTATCGGTGACGCGTTCGGGATCGTAGTACTCGTCTGCGCCCCAGAGTTCGAGGACGCCGCTATCGCCAGCGAAACACAGGCCGGCGGCCATCAATCCGAGATTCCGTACTTTCTCGGGGAACAGCGCCGCGTACATCGTCGTCATCGTCCCGCCCATGCAGTAGCCGAGGATGTTGATCGCGTCCTGGTTCGAGCGTTCTCGAACCACGTCGACGCAGTTATCGATGTACCGGGAGACGTAATCGTCGAGCGTGAGCGAACGGTCGAGCGCCGATGGCTCGTCCCAGTCGATCATGTAGACGTCGAAGCCTGCCTCGAGGAGAGTCCGCACCACCGAGCGGTCGGGCTGGAGGTCGAGAATGTAGGGTCGGTTGATAAGCGCGTAGACGACCAGAATCGGTACGTCGTGTTGGCTATCCGTCTGAGATTCGTAGTGGAGCAGCCGGAGTTTGTTCTCCTCGTAGACGACCTCGCTCGGCGTCTGTCCAACTTCGACGTCGTTGAGCGTTTCAGCGCGGTCGGGAGCCACCTGTACCTTCTCGGCCATCTCCGCAGCCCCTTCCCAGGCCTGGCGCTGGATGTCCATCGCGAATGCGTACGGATTCTTCATTGCTCCTCCAGATGCTCGAGGACGCGGTCGAGTTTCTGCTCGACGGCGTGCTGGCGGCGCTCGAGTTCGACCAGCCGGTCGCCCACTTCGACGACGTCGCTTTCGGTGGCAAACCCGAGCGTCCGCAGGGTCGTCTCGGCGGCCTCGTCTGCCTGCTGTTGGGCCTCGAGGACGTCGCCGACGGTTTCTCCGGTCAACCGGGCGAACGCGGTAGTCGTCATGACCTCCTTGAACGCCTCGTTCGAGGTGTTCAGCCAGATATCACGAAACTCCTCGAGGTCGACCTCTTCGCCCTCGACGACGTCGTTCATTCGGTCGACCATCTGACTCGAGGCGTCCATCCAGGCCTCGTAGGCACGAGAATAGCCCTGAACGCCCTCCGACAGGTCGTCCTCCTCGATGGTGCCTTCGACCGCTTCCGACCAGCTTTCGACGAACTGGGCCTGGGCTTCCATGTTGGTCTCGAGGGCGTCCATGAATTGTTCGTTCCACTGTTCGACGAAGGCGTTCCACTGGTTCGAGTCGGTGTCTGAATCTGTCATTGCCATTGGTGGGGTTGGGAAGGTGAAAACATTGGGGGATATTTCTCGTGCGTGTGCGCGGCGTGAGGGGTAACCCCTCGACGCGAGAAGTCACAGCAGACTGTCTCAGGCTGAGACGTCGAACTCGTCGGCTGCCTCCTCGATGCTGATGGAGACTTCCTCGACGTTGTCCGCGAACTGGTCGTGGGCCTCGAGAGCGTTTTCGACAGAATCGTCGACAACGGCGGCGTACTCCTCGGCGAACTCGTCGTAGGCGACGCTCGATTCTTCGACCGCTTCGACGAGCGCTTCGAGGGACTCGAGCTGGGCCTCCGTGGCGGCTTCGAAGCCGTCATCGACTGCGACGCGCAGTTCCTCGAGGTCGGCGCTTCCCTCGGGCATGGACGCCTCGAGTGCGTCGAACGTCGCGTGGACGAGGCCTTTCGAGAGTTCGGCGTTACCTTCGATGAACGATTCGGACGTCTCGAGGCCGGTGGTAAAGGCGTCGAAGGCGGCCTTCTGGGCTTCGAGGGCGTCGTGGGTGAGGGCCTGGTGTTGTTCGATGGCGGTACGCTGGGCGTCGAAAACGGTGGTGAGTGGGTTCTGTGTCATTGGTCTGGTAGTGTTTGTTGGTGGTTTCGCTGGGTTATTCGTCGTCTCGCGATCGTTTGACCGGGATGACGACCGTCTGCACGATGTCACCCTCCTCGATATCGAGGGCGTCACGTTCGGGTTCCGGAATGCTGATTCGACCCCCGCTTTGAACACGCGCTTTGAACGTCGCGGTCCCGAGGTTCATCGGCCCAAAGGCCGACGAGCTGTCGAAGGGGTTCATCCCACCCGCCCCGGACAGCTGGCTCAGTGCGTCCTGCTGGGACTGTGCCATCTGCTCACCGGCTTCTTGGAGCTGCTTCGTAAACAGCGCCGGATTCATCCAGGGCAGTTGGTCGGTGTCATCCGTCATCACCCATACGTAAGTTCGCCCACATAATAAGCCTTTCCACTAGATACCATTAGATACCATCAAATGGTGTTGGATGCTATGCCCCTTCGAGTGTCCTCACTGATCACCGTGTTGACCTACAATCGAAACCGAGTGTCAGAGCCAAAGAAGTGATAACCACCTACTGCCTAGATCACGGCTATAATGGGATCACAACAGTTCGGGGCGGCACGCTTCGCGAGTGCCTGGTCCTCGATGGCGACCAGTAT comes from the Natronosalvus amylolyticus genome and includes:
- the phaC gene encoding class III poly(R)-hydroxyalkanoic acid synthase subunit PhaC, whose protein sequence is MKNPYAFAMDIQRQAWEGAAEMAEKVQVAPDRAETLNDVEVGQTPSEVVYEENKLRLLHYESQTDSQHDVPILVVYALINRPYILDLQPDRSVVRTLLEAGFDVYMIDWDEPSALDRSLTLDDYVSRYIDNCVDVVRERSNQDAINILGYCMGGTMTTMYAALFPEKVRNLGLMAAGLCFAGDSGVLELWGADEYYDPERVTDTFGNVPAEFLDVGFALMDPVANNVTKYVRFYENMDDEEFVENFARMERWLAEGIDVAGATYDQFIGDIYQDNKLVENELYLGDKHVDIENIEMPVLQIVATYDHLIPPEASKPFNDAIPSDDTEILEFATGHIGMSVSSRSHDELWPQVCEWFEERSRLEDSSTATADAADEEINAGEASAGDDLTELTGIGEAYAEDLAHAGIESFAGLAEADVADLAAETGISPSRLEDWIEQVRDR
- a CDS encoding HalOD1 output domain-containing protein, which encodes MTESSTHSLHGTATNQYTTNFDRLDDEPLSVAIAEAVATVTETDVTVLDPLHYAIDVDALERLFEPRADGLRDGGSVTFGYSDCMVTVEADGTITVEPTA
- a CDS encoding MoaD/ThiS family protein; this encodes MQLECVFFGPFREDVGQKTVIWGEDVDHVGELLGELEEAYPVLSGRLLDSDGTGMGGLAEKTVVTKNKTDVRHLEGLETPLEDGDVIRLVPSVYGG
- a CDS encoding aldehyde ferredoxin oxidoreductase C-terminal domain-containing protein; protein product: MLHARGSLLTVDVSDQHAKRTDIDDVLERTVGGRATATALAHDRIPFDADPFGPENRAYLSTGPLQQSQMSFTGRMNMTALSPLTDGLASTNAGGYLSRNFADTGISVLEIVGESDDLVAIHVTDSGVEFEAVPELENALVPEVSSYMAETRDLGPENCIAIGPAGENLVRFASVMTFDSRAFGRGGLGAVLGSKNVKCVTFEGDSAPDIEVPSIQSEIHREAAQSDDRMKRQGTTGGTEFINDNFSLPTRYFDDYSFEHADQIGGNAVEEKKYKKGACSACAYACKLPTRDEETGLETEGPEFETVYSFGSLQGVDDIVDVMKSNELCDVLGMDTISAGVTIAAYLKSEDAFGDADLAHELVEKIAYREGVGDTLAEGVHRCHDELGVDDYTVKGMEFAAHDGRVLHGQGLSYAVANRGADHMYAGMLSLEYSGELDPEGTLGKAETLVHEENASAFRDTGIVCAFGGEYVTDERLETLFDAPIDQLLAVGAKTVTRERHFNNQRGFDVSDDGTPYELPDLEAAIGEYYEARGWSENGVVPEGTLEPVSISAD
- a CDS encoding beta-ketoacyl-ACP reductase, with product MSMDGRTCVITGSARGIGRGIAEHLGAEGANVVINFRSSDEAAESTIAAIESAGGEAIAVQGDVTDRENVVEIRERCHEAFGPADVLVNNAGITADTQFVEMTREEWDRVINVNLGGTFNCTQEFYDDIWNAEDGRLINISSVVGKQGNFGQANYAAAKSGLFGFTRTIALELAQGGSTANCVAPGFTRTDMLESVPEHVLERIIAGIPLERLAEVEDIASVVRFLASKESSYVTGEVIDVNGGMDL
- a CDS encoding AbrB/MazE/SpoVT family DNA-binding domain-containing protein; translated protein: MTDDTDQLPWMNPALFTKQLQEAGEQMAQSQQDALSQLSGAGGMNPFDSSSAFGPMNLGTATFKARVQSGGRISIPEPERDALDIEEGDIVQTVVIPVKRSRDDE
- a CDS encoding poly(R)-hydroxyalkanoic acid synthase subunit PhaE, which encodes MTDSDTDSNQWNAFVEQWNEQFMDALETNMEAQAQFVESWSEAVEGTIEEDDLSEGVQGYSRAYEAWMDASSQMVDRMNDVVEGEEVDLEEFRDIWLNTSNEAFKEVMTTTAFARLTGETVGDVLEAQQQADEAAETTLRTLGFATESDVVEVGDRLVELERRQHAVEQKLDRVLEHLEEQ
- a CDS encoding PAS domain S-box protein, with translation MQRTADHDSQAVLLVGTADWVHSVVDPLESAFEVVGPVTSIADVELEDIDCVLTDDLDAISAVKLPVVVGPATETGGSPESPSPTSVEDSSSPSTDGGSISSNDSSATSTHLEAALEAGAADVVQRSTLERPQLLVHRLESVIERTRSDREKEARESWYQTLIENSPTLFFVLDTDRQHTFTGPSVEHVAGYDPESLLGEQIDDCIHEADRETFRDTFEAVIEGDIGTTRGCEYRFKHGDGGWRVHEAIVTNQLDHPVVEGVVVSVRDITAYRRVEQELTKSFERVTDAFISLDSAGRFTYLNKRAELFFRTPREDLLGRSIFDTIPDLDDSAFTEAALESFETQEQHTIEQYYEPFDRWVEARIYPSESGLSIYFSDVTERVEREQALVQRSERLQVIVENMPVILFSIDKDGVFTLSEGSALERIGLEPGEVVGESAKAVYADHPDIVEDIETALDGHEVHVFREVGGRVFETWYRPLITESTLRGVIGIGIDVTEREQYEETLNALYEATEHLLTVESKAAACEYVTDVAADVLGLPNVVVYQYDERENELVPTAYTTGLLTQFGTPPRFAPGGGLTWDVFLDREATVRTEDPALERLYEDATIRSGVWIPLGEHGVLVALSSEPDIFDDTTIELAKAFGATAEAALDRIGRTQRLHEREQELERQNDHLERLNDASQLREDIESLLLRANSRREIEAGVCDRLLEIEGCAYTWIGEPDPGGNEVISRHAAGVGRDYLEQVTVTALDDHAAEPAGRAVRSRTPITVSAVAEDLRQGAWRSAALSRDFQSVYAIPMVYDDFLYGVLTLYSSEHDGFDEPTRTTLAELGDTIAYAIDSVQRKQALVGDGATEIELEISPDSTLVTVAELADAPLEIDGILPQEDGSTTVFATVSTSLTEDALANSDVTGTIISCDSSQTVVQLTVGGPFLTPIIETYGGTLRSCTVDPGSGTRATLEVPKSVDVREVLMDLNRRGLATTLLARRESSDDEEIWREGPMYTTNRALALEELTDRQREVVQTAYHGGYFEWPRVTTGEEIASSLDISAPAFHNHVRTAERKVFRALFDRER